Proteins from a genomic interval of Lolium perenne isolate Kyuss_39 chromosome 1, Kyuss_2.0, whole genome shotgun sequence:
- the LOC127306919 gene encoding phospholipase D gamma 1: MDGSHHGGQGQPQHQYQQYPPPHPHPDAYPYPYQYQQYPPPASHYLAPSPSFPAYSPAPPPQQFAHHSGPLQPYPPPPESHQQQAYPPHPHHAYPPQDGYPPPPSSSQQHDGYPPPPPSHQHDGYLPPPPSQQHDGYPPPPSSQQHGYPPPPSTSAYGYDPYPAHPAYPSPGLSPSTSFHQPPHAAYTSPGLSPSTSFHQPPPHSTAPESPAASAPHYPLADVLASMRLSNRYDYSPVTTPPPAALPPSASFSSTSGSTHGGGGMQMVPYGAAASQHGSVRPSLKVVLLHGSLDIWVHEAKNLPNKDMFSKRVSDLLGARITSSISGKASNGSLTSDPYVTVQVSSYATVARTYVVSNSENPVWKQNFLVPVAHDTAEVEFVVKDSDVFGAQLMGSVSIPAESLLNGEVIEGVFPVLEPNGKPCARGAVLKLSIQYIPVARLTVYHRGVVAGPDCQCLGVPNTYFPLQRGMKVTLYQDAHVPEGSLPDIWLDHGLRYQHGQCWRDMYTAISQARRLIYIVGWSVFHTIHLIRDGPDKVPSLGELLKMKSQEGVRVLLLVWDDPTSTSILGYKTDGLMGTQDEVTRRFFKHSSVQVLLCPRSAGKRHSWVKQQETGSIYTHHQKTVIVDADAGNYRRKIIAFVGGLDLCGGRYDTPRHSLFQTLETSHKEDYYNPNFATVDGRGPREPWHDLHSRIDGPAAYDVLQNFEERWLKASKRHGIKKLGKSNDDALLRIERIPDIININDAIYFSDNDPETWHVQVFRSIDSNSAKGFPKDPQKATMKNLVCGKNVLIDMSIHTAYVNAIRAAQHFIYIENQYFIGSSFNWDSNKDIGANNLVPIEIALKIANKIKANERFSAYIVVPMWPEGNPTGAPTQRILYWQNKTMQMMYETIYRALKEVGLDEIYEPQDYLNFFCLGNREVDDNPSTPSTGNTPQEQARKNRRFMVYVHSKGMIVDDEYVIIGSANINQRSMEGIRDTEIAMGAYQPQYTWANKISAPRGQIYGYRMSLWAEHIGVIEEDFNYPESLECMRRVRRLGEHNWEQFTSNDVNEMRGHLMKYPVSVDRKGKVKPLSGCPTFPDMGGNICGSFTAIQENLTI, from the exons ATGGACGGAAGCCACCACGGCGGCCAAGGGCAACCGCAACATCAGTACCAGCAGTACCCGCCGCCGCATCCGCACCCGGATGCCTACCCCTACCCCTACCAGTACCAGCAGTACCCGCCGCCGGCCTCCCACTATCTCGCGCCGTCGCCATCCTTCCCGGCCtactcccccgcgccgccgccgcagcagtTCGCGCACCACTCCGGCCCGCTCCAGCCCTACCCGCCGCCACCGGAATCGCACCAGCAGCAAGCCTACCCCCCGCATCCGCACCACGCCTACCCGCCGCAGGACGGGTACCCGCCGCCGCCCTCTTCCTCGCAGCAGCACGACGGgtacccgccgccgcctccctcgcACCAGCACGACGGGTACCTGCCGCCGCCTCCCTCGCAGCAGCATGACGGGtacccgccgccgccttcctcccagCAGCACGGgtacccgccgccgccgtcgacctcGGCGTACGGCTACGACCCGTACCCGGCGCACCCCGCCTACCCGAGCCCGGGGCTCTCCCCGAGCACCAGCTTCCACCAGCCGCCCCACGCCGCCTACACGAGCCCGGGGCTCTCCCCTAGCACCAGCTTCCACCAGCCACCGCCCCACTCCACGGCCCCCGAGTCCCCCGCCGCGTCCGCGCCACACTACCCTCTCGCCGACGTGCTGGCCAGCATGCGCCTCTCCAACCGCTACGACTACTCCCCAGTCACCACACCACCCCCCGCGGCGctcccgccgtccgcctccttctCGAGCACCAGCGGCAGCACCCACGGCGGGGGCGGGATGCAGATGGTGCCGTACGGGGCCGCCGCGTCGCAGCACGGCAGCGTGCGGCCCTCGCTCAAGGTGGTGCTGCTGCACGGCAGCCTCGACATCTGGGTGCACGAGGCCAAGAACCTGCCCAACAAGGACATGTTCTCCAAGAGGGTCAGCGACCTCCTCGGCGCGCGCATCACCAGCTCCATCAGCGGCAAGGCCTCCAACGGCTCCCTCACCAGCGACCCCTACGTCACCGTCCAGGTCTCCTCCTACGCCACCGTCGCCCGCACCTACGTCGTCTCCAACAGCGAGAACCCCGTCTGGAAGCAGAACTTCCTCGTGCCCGTGGCCCACGACACGGCAGAGGTCGAGTTCGTCGTCAAGGACAGCGACGTCTTTGGCGCGCAGCTCATGGGGTCCGTCTCCATCCCGGCCGAGAGTCTCCTTAACGGGGAGGTGATCGAGGGCGTCTTCCCTGTGCTCGAGCCTAATGGCAAGCCGTGCGCTCGAGGCGCTGTGTTGAAGCTCTCCATTCAGTACATTCCGGTGGCTCGCCTCACAGTGTACCACCGTGGTGTCGTGGCTGGGCCCGACTGCCAGTGCCTTGGAGTGCCCAACACTTACTTCCCGCTGCAGCGTGGCATGAAGGTCACTCTGTATCAGGATGCGCATGTGCCTGAGGGTTCTCTCCCAGATATCTGGCTCGATCATGGATTGCGCTACCAACATGGCCAATGCTGGCGTGACATGTACACTGCCATAAGCCAGGCACGGCGCTTGATTTACATTGTGGGATGGTCTGTCTTCCACACCATCCACCTCATAAGAGATGGACCTGACAAAGTGCCATCGCTTGGGGAGCTGTTGAAGATGAAGTCCCAGGAAGGTGTTAGGGTATTGCTGCTTGTATGGGATGATCCAACATCAACCAGTATTCTAGGCTATAAGACG GATGGATTAATGGGCACACAAGACGAGGTAACACGCCGGTTTTTCAAGCACTCTTCAGTTCAAGTATTGCTTTGCCCGAGATCGGCTGGCAAACGCCACAGCTGGGTGAAACAGCAG GAAACAGGAAGCATTTATACTCATCATCAGAAAACAGTTATTGTGGATGCTGATGCCGGCAATTATAGGAGAAAAATAATTGCGTTCGTTGGAGGTCTTGATTTGTGTGGTGGCCGCTATGATACACCTAGGCATTCTCTGTTTCAGACTCTTGAAACATCTCACAAGGAGGATTATTACAATCCAAACTTTGCT ACAGTTGATGGCCGTGGCCCAAGGGAACCATGGCATGACTTGCACTCCAGGATTGATGGTCCAGCAGCTTATGATGTTCTGCAGAACTTTGAGGAGCGTTGGTTGAAGGCATCCAAACGCCATGGGATTAAAAAGTTGGGAAAATCAAATGATGATGCACTTCTCAGGATTGAGAGAATACCCGATATTATAAACATTAATGATGCAATATATTTTAGTGACAATGACCCAGAGACATGGCATGTTCAG GTTTTTCGGTCTATTGATTCAAACTCTGCCAAAGGATTTCCAAAGGATCCACAAAAAGCAACCATGAAG AATCTTGTTTGTGGGAAGAATGTATTAATCGATATGAGCATACATACAGCTTATGTGAATGCGATCAGGGCAGCCCAACACTTTATCTATATTGAGAATCAGTACTTCATAGGTTCTTCATTTAATTGGGATTCGAACAAAGATATTG GGGCTAACAATTTGGTTCCAATTGAAATTGCTCTCAAAATTGCAAACAAAATTAAGGCAAATGAGAGATTTTCTGCATACATAGTAGTTCCTATGTGGCCGGAGGGTAATCCAACTGGAGCTCCTACACAAAGAATTCTTTATTGGCAG AACAAAACAATGCAAATGATGTATGAGACAATATATAGGGCCTTGAAAGAAGTAGGCCTGGATGAGATATATGAGCCTCAAGATTATTTGAACTTCTTTTGCCTTGGAAATCGTGAAGTTGATGACAACCCTAGCACTCCAAGTACTGGAAATACTCCTCAG GAACAAGCTAGGAAAAATAGGAGATTCATGGTTTATGTACATTCAAAAGGCATGATTGTAGATGATGAATACGTGATCATTGGATCAGCCAATATCAACCAGAGGTCCATGGAAGGGATCAGAGATACCGAGATTGCAATGGGGGCATATCAACCTCAATATACATGGGCAAATAAGATTTCTGCCCCCCGTGGACAG ATTTACGGCTACAGAATGTCCCTCTGGGCTGAGCACATTGGAGTTATCGAGGAAGACTTTAACTATCCAGAGAGCCTAGAATGCATGAGGAGGGTTCGTCGTCTCGGGGAACATAACTGGGAGCAGTTCACTTCCAATGACGTGAATGAGATGAGAGGCCACCTCATGAAGTACCCTGTAAGTGTTGACCGTAAAGGCAAGGTGAAACCCTTGTCAGGATGCCCGACATTCCCAGACATGGGTGGAAACATTTGTGGCTCCTTTACGGCCATCCAAGAAAACCTTACAATTTGA